One genomic region from Jiangella sp. DSM 45060 encodes:
- the xerD gene encoding site-specific tyrosine recombinase XerD, with amino-acid sequence MDTAESALERAVRGYLDHLAVERGLAANTLASYRRDLRRYTEFLRDRGRDAPEKVEEEDVTAFLRSLREGSESRVALSATSAARTVVAVRGLHRFLHREGLSDGDPAGGVRPPTPPRRLPKAIPLAQVERLLEAASAGEGPRVLRDRALLEVLYGCGARISEAVGLDRDDLDAESGTVLLRGKGGKDRVVPLGSYAWEAVDAYLVRARPALVGTGRGTPALFLNARGGRLSRQSAWTVLRTAAARAGLSTTVTPHTLRHSFATHLLEGGADVRVVQELLGHASVTTTQVYTLVTVDQLREVYVAAHPRARSSVAPARGRLPSQDEA; translated from the coding sequence ATGGACACCGCCGAGTCCGCGCTGGAACGCGCCGTCCGCGGCTACCTCGACCACCTCGCCGTCGAGCGCGGGCTGGCTGCCAACACACTCGCCTCCTACCGCCGCGACCTGCGGCGTTACACCGAGTTTCTGCGCGACCGCGGCCGCGACGCGCCGGAGAAGGTCGAGGAGGAGGACGTCACCGCGTTCCTGCGCAGCCTGCGCGAGGGCTCGGAGTCCCGGGTCGCGCTGAGTGCGACCTCGGCGGCGCGCACCGTCGTCGCCGTCCGCGGGCTGCACCGGTTCCTGCACCGTGAAGGGCTGTCCGACGGTGACCCGGCCGGCGGCGTCCGCCCGCCGACGCCGCCGCGGCGGCTGCCCAAGGCGATCCCGCTGGCCCAGGTCGAACGGCTGCTGGAGGCGGCCTCGGCCGGCGAGGGGCCGCGGGTGCTGCGCGACCGCGCGCTGCTCGAGGTGCTCTACGGCTGCGGCGCGCGCATCTCCGAGGCGGTCGGCCTCGACCGCGACGACCTCGACGCGGAGTCCGGCACGGTGCTGCTGCGCGGCAAGGGCGGCAAGGACCGCGTCGTCCCGCTGGGCAGCTACGCCTGGGAGGCCGTCGACGCCTACCTGGTGCGGGCCCGCCCGGCGCTGGTCGGGACCGGGCGGGGGACACCGGCGCTGTTCCTCAACGCCCGCGGCGGGCGGCTGTCGCGCCAGAGCGCGTGGACGGTGCTGCGCACGGCGGCCGCGCGGGCCGGGCTGTCCACCACGGTCACCCCGCACACCTTGCGGCACTCGTTCGCGACGCACCTGCTGGAGGGCGGCGCGGACGTCAGGGTGGTGCAGGAACTGCTCGGGCACGCCTCGGTCACGACCACCCAGGTGTACACGCTGGTGACCGTCGACCAGTTGCGTGAGGTCTATGTGGCCGCCCACCCGCGCGCCCGCAGCTCGGTCGCGCCCGCGCGAGGTAGGCTCCCGTCCCAGGACGAAGCGTAG
- a CDS encoding ScpA family protein has translation MTDATTLLIEPEQDENSTFEVHLENFEGPFDLLLTLIAKHKLDVTEVALSQVTDEFIAHIKASDWDLDETSEFLVVAATLLDLKAARLLPSGEVEDEDDLALLEARDLLFARLLQYKAYKEVASVLAARFADEALRFPRAVGLEERYSALLPEVVVGLGPEELAMLAAKVLTPKPPPLVGLAHLHQPRVSVREQALVVVDRLRRSRVLTFRTLAADCPTTLHVVARFLSLLELYREKAVAFEQVVALGELTVRWTGDDDEDVPVSAEFDEEGTVDAADAE, from the coding sequence GTGACGGACGCCACCACCCTGCTGATCGAGCCGGAGCAGGACGAGAACTCGACGTTCGAGGTGCACCTCGAGAACTTCGAGGGCCCCTTCGACCTGCTGCTCACGCTCATCGCCAAGCACAAGCTCGACGTCACCGAGGTGGCGTTGTCCCAGGTCACCGACGAGTTCATCGCCCACATCAAGGCGTCCGACTGGGACCTCGACGAGACCAGCGAGTTCCTGGTCGTCGCGGCGACGCTGCTCGACCTCAAGGCGGCCCGGCTGCTGCCCAGCGGCGAGGTCGAGGACGAGGACGACCTCGCGCTGCTCGAGGCGCGGGACCTGCTGTTCGCCCGGCTGCTGCAGTACAAGGCGTACAAGGAGGTCGCGAGCGTGCTGGCGGCCCGCTTCGCCGACGAGGCGCTGCGCTTCCCGCGCGCCGTCGGACTGGAGGAGCGGTACTCGGCGCTGCTGCCCGAGGTGGTCGTCGGGCTGGGCCCGGAGGAGCTGGCCATGCTGGCGGCCAAGGTGCTCACGCCGAAGCCGCCGCCGCTGGTCGGGCTGGCGCACCTGCACCAGCCGCGGGTCAGCGTCCGCGAGCAGGCGCTGGTCGTCGTCGACCGGTTGCGCCGGTCCCGGGTGCTGACGTTCCGCACGCTGGCCGCCGACTGCCCGACGACGCTGCACGTCGTGGCCCGGTTCCTGTCGCTGCTGGAGCTGTACCGCGAGAAGGCGGTGGCGTTCGAGCAGGTCGTCGCGCTCGGCGAGCTGACGGTGCGCTGGACCGGTGACGACGACGAGGATGTGCCCGTGAGCGCGGAATTCGATGAGGAGGGGACCGTTGACGCAGCCGACGCCGAGTGA
- a CDS encoding ParA family protein, with the protein MNDVAPSKPDAAGVLPFDTEPELDLGPTRRPPVDFPKPKRLDHHGPARIVAMCNQKGGVGKTTTTINLGAALADYGRRVLLVDFDPQGALSVGLGLDAHDLELSIYNVLMDPSLRAADIVQKTPIDGMDLLPANIDLSAAEIQLVTEVGREQALGRILKPLAGEYDLMLIDCQPSLGLLTVNALTAADGVVVPLECEYFALRGVALLQETIEKVRDRLNPDLEIEGLLATMYDSRTVHGREVLSRLVEAFGDKVFHTVIGRTVRFPETTVAGLPITSFAPSSRGASAYRQLAREVLARWEPARP; encoded by the coding sequence CTGAACGACGTGGCACCCTCGAAGCCGGACGCCGCGGGCGTGCTGCCGTTCGACACCGAGCCTGAGCTCGATCTCGGACCCACGCGCCGTCCCCCGGTCGACTTCCCGAAGCCCAAGCGGCTGGACCACCACGGCCCGGCGCGCATCGTCGCCATGTGCAACCAGAAGGGCGGCGTCGGCAAGACCACCACCACCATCAACCTGGGCGCCGCGCTGGCCGACTACGGCCGCCGGGTGCTGCTGGTCGACTTCGACCCCCAGGGCGCGCTGTCGGTCGGTCTCGGCCTCGACGCGCACGACCTCGAGCTGTCGATCTACAACGTCCTGATGGACCCGTCGCTGCGGGCCGCCGACATCGTGCAGAAGACGCCGATCGACGGCATGGACCTCCTGCCCGCCAACATCGACCTCTCCGCGGCCGAGATCCAGCTGGTTACCGAGGTCGGCCGCGAGCAGGCGCTCGGCCGCATCCTCAAGCCGCTGGCCGGCGAGTATGACCTCATGCTGATCGACTGCCAGCCGTCGCTCGGGCTGCTGACGGTCAACGCGCTCACCGCCGCCGACGGCGTCGTGGTGCCGCTCGAGTGCGAGTACTTCGCGCTGCGCGGGGTGGCGCTGCTGCAGGAGACGATCGAGAAGGTGCGCGACCGCCTCAACCCCGACCTGGAGATCGAGGGCCTGCTGGCCACCATGTACGACTCCCGCACGGTGCACGGCCGTGAGGTGCTGTCGCGGCTGGTCGAGGCGTTCGGCGACAAGGTCTTCCACACCGTCATCGGCCGCACCGTCCGGTTTCCCGAGACCACCGTCGCCGGGCTGCCCATCACCAGCTTCGCACCGTCCTCGCGCGGCGCCTCGGCCTACCGTCAGCTGGCCCGCGAGGTCCTGGCCCGCTGGGAGCCGGCCCGCCCGTGA